The proteins below are encoded in one region of Populus alba chromosome 2, ASM523922v2, whole genome shotgun sequence:
- the LOC118044155 gene encoding thymidine kinase a gives MAASTSINGGRCEAGEVHVIIGPMFAGKTTDLLRRIESESSSGRNVAMIKSSKDTRYANDSVVTHDGLKFPCWSLPDLTSFHHKLGDDEYHKLDVIGIDEAQFFEDLYEFCCKAADHDGKTVIVAGLDGDYLRRSFGSVLDLIPLADTVTKLTARCELCGKRAFFTLRKTAETQTELIGGSDVYMPVCRQHYVSGQAVMESTRNVL, from the exons ATGGCTGCTTCGACTTCGATTAACGGTGGCCGCTGTGAGGCCGGTGAAGTACATGTCATCATTGGCCCCATGTTTGCTGGCAAAACCACCGATTTACTCCGTCGTATCGAATCCGAGAGCAGCAGTGGCAg aaATGTGGCAATGATCAAATCAAGCAAGGACACAAGATATGCAAACGATTCGGTGGTCACACATGATGGCTTGAAATTTCCTTGCTGGTCTTTGCCAGATCTCACCTCTTTCCATCACAAGCTTGGAGATGATGAATATCACAAG CTTGACGTGATTGGCATTGATGAGGCTCAATTTTTTGAAGACCTTTATGAATTCTGTTGCAAGGCTGCTGATCATGATGGGAAAACTGTAATTGTTGCTGGCCTTGATGGGGATTATTTGAG GAGGAGCTTCGGATCTGTGCTTGATTTAATACCTCTTGCTGATACGGTAACAAAGCTGACTGCAAGATGTGAACTTTGTGGCAAGCGAGCCTTCTTTACCTTGAGGAAGACAGCAGAGACCCAGACAGAATTGATTGGAGGATCTGATGTCTACATGCCTGTTTGCCGCCAGCACTATGTCAGTGGGCAAGCAGTCATGGAATCAACAAGGAACGTCCTTTAA
- the LOC118044154 gene encoding protein MAIN-LIKE 2, translated as MDTNPGPIDGSVLYDQDKHVSSAVWDGQERGALRCHEHTSKLGEWKLTPKQIELVEKAGFGYLRKIPAISLDNPLISALVERWRRETNTFHFTVGEMTVTLQDVALLLGLAIDGKPVIGITHTTCASVCEGLLGKAPDSNYASGGMVKLSWLKEFFSHCSEDAPIEEVEHCTRAYLLYLVGSTIFSTTTGNKVPVMYLPLFAYFEEAGEYAWGAAALAFLYRALGNACVKSQSTICGCLTLLQCWSYFHLNVGRPKLNRDPIHDHFPFVLRWKGKQSGPTTNRDVVFYRKSLDSLKTTDVEWLPYKIMDSTVIPKDIKNTLILGRSKTMLICFDKAERHLPDRCLRQYGMLQPIPEDVERWLRKSRGVDGGVDLSGKMESELNEWMERQLHIVDGDDGVDESDYMQWYWKITRKVVGRPISLSSEFQRTISGLREIAYLADSFSTKGLDGQQFESISRIRFIAQDCLRDQIECPATPSVPPQIELGKRSRGKERIRRKGIGKRRRKGDLMEYQEASEDDQPQFYGAIIEADQLHLHQADGEVGQLLLCQATDNFDPQQLSHAAGEGDSEELPNVVIKEDGAKLSNATKDIIDSQSCRDSDSVNDSQPCHATIEVNDRKIYGEASKVFDDSQSCEPTNKMNDSQTCQATISDHDSQLPDALDKVNDSGLFDATINEVQPNGAIDEINDLHISDATNAVNDLQLPDTNEGLKASQLPYTTQEEDDSLPPDATAEINDLQLPDAIKEANDLLLPDTIEEAKDLPLPDTKDEASDSTLFDAADKIDQPKAKATIEDVPASLDTVEDAAKQGDKSVGA; from the exons ATGGATACGAATCCCGGACCCATTGATGGTAGTGTACTGTATGATCAAGACAAGCATGTCTCCTCTGCAGTTTGGGATGGCCAG GAGCGTGGTGCGCTAAGATGCCATGAACACACCTCGAAGCTGGGTGAATGGAAGCTAACTCCTAAACAAATTGAGTTGGTGGAGAAAGCTGGATTTGGTTACTTGAGAAAGATTCCGGCTATTAGTCTTGACAATCCTCTAATCTCAGCTCTTGTTGAGAGGTGGAGGAGAGAGACCAACACGTTTCACTTCACTGTTGGTGAAATGACTGTTACTCTTCAAGATGTTGCATTGTTGCTCGGACTTGCGATTGATGGGAAGCCTGTTATTGGAATAACACACACCACTTGTGCCTCGGTTTGTGAAGGGCTTCTAGGGAAAGCACCAGACTCTAACTATGCGAGTGGCGGGATGGTGAAGTTAAGCTGGTTGAAGGAGTTCTTTTCTCATTGTTCTGAAGATGCACCTATTGAAGAAGTTGAGCATTGCACTCGTGCTTATCTTCTGTACCTTGTGGGCAGTACAATATTTTCCACTACCACTGGGAATAAGGTTCCAGTAATGTACCTTCCTTTGTTTGCATATTTTGAAGAAGCTGGGGAGTATGCCTGGGGAGCAGCAGCATTAGCTTTCTTGTATAGAGCACTCGGCAATGCATGTGTTAAATCTCAAAGTACCATTTGTGGTTGCTTAACACTACTGCag TGTTGGAGCTACTTTCACCTCAATGTGGGCCGACCAAAGCTTAATCGGGACCCCATCCATGATCATTTTCCATTTGTACTTAGATGGAAGGGAAAACAAAGCGGGCCAACAACAAACCGTGATGTTGTTTTCTACCGCAAGTCACTGGACTCATTGAAAACAACCGAT GTGGAGTGGCTTCCTTACAAAATTATGGACAGTACTGTAATAccaaaagatattaaaaatactttgatttTAGGGAGATCAAAGACAATGCTCATATGCTTCGACAAGGCAGAAAGACACCTTCCTGACCGTTGCCTAAGGCAATATGGCATGCTTCAACCAATCCCAGAAGATGTGGAGCGGTGGCTGAGAAAGAGTCGAGGAGTTGATGGTGGGGTCGACTTGTCTGGGAAAATGGAGTCGGAGCTTAATGAATGGATGGAACGTCAACTCCATATTGTGGATGGGGATGATGGTGTAGATGAAAGCGACTACATGCAATGGTACTGGAAAATTACTCGTAAAGTTGTTGGAAGGCCAATCTCTCTCTCATCTGAGTTCCAAAGGACG ATCTCTGGTCTAAGGGAAATTGCTTATTTAGCGGATTCATTCTCAACAAAAGGGTTGGATGGACAGCAATTTGAGTCAATTTCAAGGATCAGGTTTATTGCGCAGGACTGTTTGAGGGACCAGATTGAATGTCCAGCCACACCTTCAGTCCCCCCACAAATTGAACTAGGAAAAAGGTCAAGGGGGAAGGAGAGGATAAGAAGGAAAGGTATTGGGAAACGCAGGAGAAAGGGTGATCTAATGGAATATCAGGAAGCAAGTGAGGATGACCAGCCTCAGTTTTATGGTGCAATTATCGAGGCTGATCAGTTGCACTTGCATCAGGCAGATGGCGAGGTTGGTCAGTTGCTGTTATGCCAGGCAACTGATAACTTTGATCCTCAACAGCTGTCTCATGCAGCTGGCGAGGGTGACAGTGAAGAGCTGCCAAATGTGGTTATTAAGGAAGATGGTGCAAAGCTTAGCAATGCTACAAAGGATATCATTGACTCTCAATCTTGTAGAGACTCTGACAGTGTGAATGACTCTCAGCCTTGTCATGCAACTATTGAGGTCAACGACAGAAAAATATATGGTGAGGCAAGTAAAGTGTTTGATGATTCCCAGTCCTGTGAGCCAACAAATAAGATGAATGATTCACAAACTTGTCAGGCAACAATAAGTGATCATGATTCTCAGCTTCCTGATGCATTGGACAAGGTCAATGACTCAGGACTCTTTGATGCAACAATTAATGAGGTTCAGCCCAATGGTGCTATTGATGAGATCAATGATCTGCATATTTCTGATGCAACAAATGCGGTCAACGATTTGCAGCTACCTGACACGAATGAAGGGCTCAAAGCCTCGCAGCTTCCTTATACAACCCAAGAGGAAGATGATTCGCTCCCCCCAGATGCAACTGCAGAGATCAATGACTTGCAGCTTCCAGATGCAATTAAAGAAGCCAATGACTTGCTGCTCCCTGATACAATTGAAGAGGCAAAAGACTTGCCGCTTCCTGATACAAAAGATGAGGCCAGTGATTCAACTCTCTTTGATGCTGCTGACAAGATTGATCAACCAAAAGCCAAAGCTACAATAGAGGATGTTCCAGCATCTCTTGATACTGTTGAGGATGCTGCAAAGCAGGGTGATAAAAGTGTTGGAGCATGA